A part of Xenopus tropicalis strain Nigerian chromosome 4, UCB_Xtro_10.0, whole genome shotgun sequence genomic DNA contains:
- the cdh15 gene encoding cadherin-15, with amino-acid sequence MESRSLLAMCFLMPFLCQLHSLMVLDKQAPETPVFFPWRQRGRETGKGHRVKRAWVIPPISVPENFRRLPMLLVQLKSDKQHHGRVIYSIKGPGVDEEPRGIFTINKNTGEVSLNAVLDREKTERFKLQAFAVDEVGLTLEDPTKLEIVVLDQNDNRPVFVQEVFTGHLAEGAIPGTFVLKVEATDADDPRTDNAELKYSIIQQDTPEMFSINQNTGEIRTVQVGLDREVVGFYNLTIQVADMLGEGLTNTARAVITIEDINDNPPEFMQEFSMEVPENRSNLDIGRVNVTDKDLPGSVNWKVRYFITKGDIKRAFSIRTDPQTNDGILSLVKPLDHEEQEFYQLTISVENEAELSPSAPRPSRSQTQVNITVKNLNEPPVFSENPKVVRVKERLAAGSDITVYTAVDPDSKQTQKIRYSVVSDPANWLSLDENSGQLRARYALDRKSPFLQRGWYTALIAATDNAVPPLNSTGILSVEVQEVNDHAPVLLPHLGDMCKNSQPGSGMLLTASDEDMPPQAHPFHFQLDTSFTELTSNWSLSPVNDTHALLQLIADVQEGVYTLPFWVSDSGNPPLAQVQFLNVSVCMCDALGTCKGNAVALFGSGTGISLSALIIIMSSIALLLVLVLLLLLFRCSRSGDVHKGLLADSEDDVRDNIFNYDEQGGGEEDQDGYDIIRLRNPGLSVPPSPRLKPPIRRDTPYNQTLPRYPRRPTDRPSDIADFIHDGLQAADSDPSVPPYDTALIYDYEGEGSVAGTLSSILSSEEDSDQEYDYLQEWGPRFRRLADMYGHQ; translated from the exons TTGCATAGCTTAATGGTTTTGGATAAGCAGGCTCCAGAAACCCCTGTGTTCTTTCCCTGGAGACAGCGTGGCAGAGAAACTGGCAAGGGGCACCGGGTTAAAAGAGCCTGGGTGATTCCACCAATAAGCGTGCCAGAGAACTTCAGGAGGTTACCTATGCTTCTCGTACAG TTGAAATCAGACAAGCAGCACCACGGCAGAGTAATATACAGCATTAAAGGGCCAGGGGTGGATGAAGAACCTCGGGGAATCTTCACTATCAACAAAAACACAGGGGAGGTATCCCTCAATGCCGTTCTGGACCGTGAGAAGACTGAACGATTCAAG CTTCAAGCATTTGCAGTGGATGAAGTAGGGTTAACCCTTGAGGACCCCACTAAGTTAGAGATTGTAGTCTTGGATCAGAATGACAATCGGCCAGTGTTTGTGCAAGAAGTGTTTACTGGGCATTTGGCAGAGGGAGCTATACCAG GTACCTTTGTTCTAAAAGTAGAAGCCACAGATGCAGATGACCCGAGGACAGACAACGCAGAACTTAAATACTCCATAATCCAGCAGGATACTCCAGAAATGTTCAGCATAAACCAGAATACAGGGGAAATCAGAACTGTTCAAGTGGGACTGGACAGAGAG GTGGTTGGATTCTATAATTTAACTATCCAAGTGGCTGATATGTTAGGTGAAGGGTTAACCAACACTGCCAGAGCTGTAATCACCATTGAGGACATAAATGACAATCCTCCAGAATTTATGCAGGAG TTTTCCATGGAAGTGCCAGAGAACAGAAGCAATTTAGACATTGGGAGGGTGAATGTTACAGACAAAGACCTTCCAGGCTCCGTCAACTGGAAAGTGCGGTACTTCATCACCAAAGGAGACATTAAGCGAGCATTCTCTATCCGAACAGATCCCCAGACAAATGACGGAATATTGTCTCTAGTCAAG CCATTGGACCATGAGGAGCAAGAATTCTACCAATTGACTATATCTGTTGAGAACGAGGCAGagctcagcccctcagcccctcgcCCAAGTCGCTCCCAGACCCAGGTTAACATCACTGTGAAAAATCTAAATGAGCCGCCAGTTTTCTCTGAGAACCCCAAGGTGGTGAGAGTGAAAGAGAGGTTGGCTGCAGGGAGTGATATCACTGTATATACAGCAGTTGACCCAGATAGCAAGCAAACACAAAAAATCAG ATATTCTGTGGTTTCTGATCCAGCAAATTGGTTAAGTCTGGATGAAAATTCTGGGCAGCTCCGTGCAAGATACGCACTAGATAGAAAATCTCCTTTCCTGCAGCGAGGATGGTATACAGCTCTTATTGCTGCTACTGACAATG CTGTTCCCCCACTAAATTCTACTGGGATTCTGTCTGTGGAAGTGCAGGAAGTGAATGACCATGCCCCAGTCCTCCTGCCACACTTGGGAGATATGTGCAAGAACTCCCAGCCAGGCAGTGGTATGCTGCTGACTGCCAGTGATGAGGATATGCCCCCACAAGCCCATCCATTCCACTTTCAGTTGGACACATCATTCACAGAGCTTACAAGTAACTGGAGTCTTAGCCCTGTCAATG ATACTCATGCGCTACTCCAGCTTATCGCAGATGTGCAAGAAGGGGTTTACACCCTGCCCTTCTGGGTGTCAGACTCTGGGAACCCTCCTCTCGCTCAAGTCCAGTTCCTGAATGTGTCTGTGTGCATGTGTGATGCTTTGGGTACCTGCAAGGGTAATGCTGTGGCACTGTTTGGCTCTGGAACAGGCATAAGCCTCAGTGCTCTCATCATAATCATGAGCAGCATCGCCCTCCTGTTGG TGTTGGTTCTGTTACTGCTCCTGTTCCGCTGTTCCAGAAGTGGAGATGTACACAAAGGCCTACTTGCTGACTCTGAGGATGATGTGAGAGATAATATTTTTAACTACGATGAACAAGGTGGAGGAGAAGAAGACCAG GATGGTTATGACATAATCCGGCTGAGGAACCCTGGGTTGTCAGTTCCTCCATCCCCCAGGCTAAAACCACCAATCCGCAGGGATACCCCCTACAATCAGACTCTACCGCGCTATCCTCGCAGACCAACTGATCGGCCTTCGGATATAGCAGACTTTATACATGAC GGACTGCAAGCTGCTGACTCAGACCCAAGTGTTCCCCCATATGACACAGCTCTCATTTATGACTATGAAGGGGAGGGGTCGGTGGCTGGAACTCTCAGCTCCATATTGTCCAGTGAAGAGGACAGTGACCAGGAATATGACTATCTGCAGGAATGGGGGCCACGCTTCCGCCGGCTGGCAGACATGTATGGGCATCAATGA
- the slc22a31 gene encoding putative solute carrier family 22 member 31 isoform X2: protein MEFDVRVWPRVGGFGRYTRLLAAATWLPNVALAMGFFSELMYTAVPSYQCQGVSGDPCPGNSSWENSSNQSQHCPGGWHFQAQGWLNSNIVTQWELLCDRQWKVPLEKISYLVGWLLGYIIFGCICDRLGRRAAFIGALVMALPLGVAVTFTSSYFSFLPLRAGFGAALAGMFLSFYISRVELCSPSQRLMVTMIGGFFWVAGELLLPGMAVLCSDWRVLQGSITGTLMLLGVYWCGHTLYPESPRWLLATQQVEQCKSELHMFARANGINIGEDASGQDHVFTEIDSLCEGFPRPQYYSICSIFGTRLIWRNALILGFTAFIGCGIRPCFARNLQVFGPYIPYFLQAGSEIVACILICICVSHCGRRSVLLLFTILTGFCSLLLLALTQYLFIEASIVISVVGSLCSHAVVMLSVFYACEVLPTVIRGSGLGLIMGINMLGRASLPFIELQHKSGYFLYHVVLSSFCILSVLSLLLLPETKRKSLPETLRHGENLRRPPLLLHPTQDTLPLLKHGKKRADYNPDSYARLASSTKKMIRSDTTGSTCGEENKALSSD from the exons ATGGAGTTTGACGTGCGAGTGTGGCCCCGGGTGGGTGGATTCGGCCGGTACACCCGGCTCCTTGCCGCTGCCACATGGCTGCCCAATGTTGCCCTGGCGATGGGCTTCTTCTCCGAGCTCATGTACACTGCTGTCCCCAGCTACCAGTGCCAGGGAGTATCCGGGGACCCCTGCCCTGGCAACAGCAGCTGGGAGAACTCGAGCAACCAGTCCCAGCACTGCCCTGGAGGCTGGCACTTCCAAGCTCAGGGCTGGCTGAACAGCAACATTGTAACCCAG TGGGAACTGCTTTGTGACAGACAGTGGAAGGTGCCACTGGAAAAGATCTCCTACCTGGTTGGCTGGCTTCTTGGATACATTATCTTTGGGTGTATCTGTGACAG ATTGGGCCGACGTGCTGCCTTCATTGGGGCACTGGTGATGGCGCTGCCCCTCGGAGTAGCTGTAACCTTCACTTCCAGTTACTTCAGCTTCTTGCCCCTCAGGGCAGGATTTGGGGCAGCTCTTGCTGGCATGTTCCTATCCTTCTACATTTCAA GGGTAGAACTGTGCAGTCCTAGTCAGCGCCTGATGGTGACAATGATTGGTGGCTTCTTTTGGGTGGCTGGAGAGCTGCTGTTACCAGGTATGGCGGTTTTGTGCTCAGACTGGAGGGTTCTACAAGGCTCCATCACTGGGACATTGATGCTGCTTGGAGTTTACTGGTG TGGACACACACTCTATCCAGAATCACCCCGCTGGCTCCTTGCCACTCAGCAGGTGGAACAATGCAAGTCTGAACTTCATATGTTTGCAAGGGCCAATGGGATAAACATAGGCGAAGATGCCTCTGGTCAGGACCATGTTTTTACAG AGATTGACTCTTTGTGTGAAGGCTTTCCTCGTCCGCAGTATTACAGCATTTGCAGCATATTTGGGACACGTTTAATCTGGAGAAATGCACTGATCCTTGGCTTTACAGC GTTTATTGGGTGTGGTATCAGGCCATGCTTTGCTCGGAACCTACAGGTTTTTGGTCCCTACATTCCATATTTTCTACAGGCTGGAAGTGAGATTGTCGCATGCATATTGATTTGCATCTGTGTGAGCCACTGTGGGCGGCGATCTGTTCTCCTACTTTTTACCATCCTGACTGGGTTTTGCTCCCTGCTCCTTCTTGCTCTCACGCAAT ATCTTTTTATTGAAGCTTCCATTGTGATATCAGTGGTGGGCTCCCTATGTTCCCATGCTGTGGTGATGCTGAGTGTTTTTTATGCTTGCGAGGTGCTTCCAACTGTTATTAG gggtTCAGGCTTGGGTTTGATCATGGGAATAAATATGTTGGGCCGTGCTTCCCTTCCATTCATTGAACTTCAACACAAGTCAGGGTACTTCCTGTACCATGTTGTTCTGTCGTCCTTCTGTATTCTCTCAGTGCTCAGTCTCCTCCTATTGCCAGAGACCAAGAGAAAGAGCCTTCCCGAAACTTTAAGACATGGTGAGAACCTGCGCCGACCTCCTTTGCTCCTCCATCCTACTCAAGATACTTTGCCACTTCTTAAACATGGCAAAAAACGTGCTGACTACAACCCTGATAGCTATGCCCGACTGGCAAGCTCCACCAAGAAAATGATCAGGAGTGACACGACAGGTTCCACATGTGGAGAGGAAAACAAAGCTTTGAGCAGTGACTGA
- the slc22a31 gene encoding putative solute carrier family 22 member 31 isoform X3 — protein sequence MDQWELLCDRQWKVPLEKISYLVGWLLGYIIFGCICDRLGRRAAFIGALVMALPLGVAVTFTSSYFSFLPLRAGFGAALAGMFLSFYISRVELCSPSQRLMVTMIGGFFWVAGELLLPGMAVLCSDWRVLQGSITGTLMLLGVYWCGHTLYPESPRWLLATQQVEQCKSELHMFARANGINIGEDASGQDHVFTEIDSLCEGFPRPQYYSICSIFGTRLIWRNALILGFTAFIGCGIRPCFARNLQVFGPYIPYFLQAGSEIVACILICICVSHCGRRSVLLLFTILTGFCSLLLLALTQLDLFIEASIVISVVGSLCSHAVVMLSVFYACEVLPTVIRGSGLGLIMGINMLGRASLPFIELQHKSGYFLYHVVLSSFCILSVLSLLLLPETKRKSLPETLRHGENLRRPPLLLHPTQDTLPLLKHGKKRADYNPDSYARLASSTKKMIRSDTTGSTCGEENKALSSD from the exons ATGGATCAG TGGGAACTGCTTTGTGACAGACAGTGGAAGGTGCCACTGGAAAAGATCTCCTACCTGGTTGGCTGGCTTCTTGGATACATTATCTTTGGGTGTATCTGTGACAG ATTGGGCCGACGTGCTGCCTTCATTGGGGCACTGGTGATGGCGCTGCCCCTCGGAGTAGCTGTAACCTTCACTTCCAGTTACTTCAGCTTCTTGCCCCTCAGGGCAGGATTTGGGGCAGCTCTTGCTGGCATGTTCCTATCCTTCTACATTTCAA GGGTAGAACTGTGCAGTCCTAGTCAGCGCCTGATGGTGACAATGATTGGTGGCTTCTTTTGGGTGGCTGGAGAGCTGCTGTTACCAGGTATGGCGGTTTTGTGCTCAGACTGGAGGGTTCTACAAGGCTCCATCACTGGGACATTGATGCTGCTTGGAGTTTACTGGTG TGGACACACACTCTATCCAGAATCACCCCGCTGGCTCCTTGCCACTCAGCAGGTGGAACAATGCAAGTCTGAACTTCATATGTTTGCAAGGGCCAATGGGATAAACATAGGCGAAGATGCCTCTGGTCAGGACCATGTTTTTACAG AGATTGACTCTTTGTGTGAAGGCTTTCCTCGTCCGCAGTATTACAGCATTTGCAGCATATTTGGGACACGTTTAATCTGGAGAAATGCACTGATCCTTGGCTTTACAGC GTTTATTGGGTGTGGTATCAGGCCATGCTTTGCTCGGAACCTACAGGTTTTTGGTCCCTACATTCCATATTTTCTACAGGCTGGAAGTGAGATTGTCGCATGCATATTGATTTGCATCTGTGTGAGCCACTGTGGGCGGCGATCTGTTCTCCTACTTTTTACCATCCTGACTGGGTTTTGCTCCCTGCTCCTTCTTGCTCTCACGCAAT TAGATCTTTTTATTGAAGCTTCCATTGTGATATCAGTGGTGGGCTCCCTATGTTCCCATGCTGTGGTGATGCTGAGTGTTTTTTATGCTTGCGAGGTGCTTCCAACTGTTATTAG gggtTCAGGCTTGGGTTTGATCATGGGAATAAATATGTTGGGCCGTGCTTCCCTTCCATTCATTGAACTTCAACACAAGTCAGGGTACTTCCTGTACCATGTTGTTCTGTCGTCCTTCTGTATTCTCTCAGTGCTCAGTCTCCTCCTATTGCCAGAGACCAAGAGAAAGAGCCTTCCCGAAACTTTAAGACATGGTGAGAACCTGCGCCGACCTCCTTTGCTCCTCCATCCTACTCAAGATACTTTGCCACTTCTTAAACATGGCAAAAAACGTGCTGACTACAACCCTGATAGCTATGCCCGACTGGCAAGCTCCACCAAGAAAATGATCAGGAGTGACACGACAGGTTCCACATGTGGAGAGGAAAACAAAGCTTTGAGCAGTGACTGA
- the slc22a31 gene encoding putative solute carrier family 22 member 31 isoform X1: protein MEFDVRVWPRVGGFGRYTRLLAAATWLPNVALAMGFFSELMYTAVPSYQCQGVSGDPCPGNSSWENSSNQSQHCPGGWHFQAQGWLNSNIVTQWELLCDRQWKVPLEKISYLVGWLLGYIIFGCICDRLGRRAAFIGALVMALPLGVAVTFTSSYFSFLPLRAGFGAALAGMFLSFYISRVELCSPSQRLMVTMIGGFFWVAGELLLPGMAVLCSDWRVLQGSITGTLMLLGVYWCGHTLYPESPRWLLATQQVEQCKSELHMFARANGINIGEDASGQDHVFTEIDSLCEGFPRPQYYSICSIFGTRLIWRNALILGFTAFIGCGIRPCFARNLQVFGPYIPYFLQAGSEIVACILICICVSHCGRRSVLLLFTILTGFCSLLLLALTQLDLFIEASIVISVVGSLCSHAVVMLSVFYACEVLPTVIRGSGLGLIMGINMLGRASLPFIELQHKSGYFLYHVVLSSFCILSVLSLLLLPETKRKSLPETLRHGENLRRPPLLLHPTQDTLPLLKHGKKRADYNPDSYARLASSTKKMIRSDTTGSTCGEENKALSSD from the exons ATGGAGTTTGACGTGCGAGTGTGGCCCCGGGTGGGTGGATTCGGCCGGTACACCCGGCTCCTTGCCGCTGCCACATGGCTGCCCAATGTTGCCCTGGCGATGGGCTTCTTCTCCGAGCTCATGTACACTGCTGTCCCCAGCTACCAGTGCCAGGGAGTATCCGGGGACCCCTGCCCTGGCAACAGCAGCTGGGAGAACTCGAGCAACCAGTCCCAGCACTGCCCTGGAGGCTGGCACTTCCAAGCTCAGGGCTGGCTGAACAGCAACATTGTAACCCAG TGGGAACTGCTTTGTGACAGACAGTGGAAGGTGCCACTGGAAAAGATCTCCTACCTGGTTGGCTGGCTTCTTGGATACATTATCTTTGGGTGTATCTGTGACAG ATTGGGCCGACGTGCTGCCTTCATTGGGGCACTGGTGATGGCGCTGCCCCTCGGAGTAGCTGTAACCTTCACTTCCAGTTACTTCAGCTTCTTGCCCCTCAGGGCAGGATTTGGGGCAGCTCTTGCTGGCATGTTCCTATCCTTCTACATTTCAA GGGTAGAACTGTGCAGTCCTAGTCAGCGCCTGATGGTGACAATGATTGGTGGCTTCTTTTGGGTGGCTGGAGAGCTGCTGTTACCAGGTATGGCGGTTTTGTGCTCAGACTGGAGGGTTCTACAAGGCTCCATCACTGGGACATTGATGCTGCTTGGAGTTTACTGGTG TGGACACACACTCTATCCAGAATCACCCCGCTGGCTCCTTGCCACTCAGCAGGTGGAACAATGCAAGTCTGAACTTCATATGTTTGCAAGGGCCAATGGGATAAACATAGGCGAAGATGCCTCTGGTCAGGACCATGTTTTTACAG AGATTGACTCTTTGTGTGAAGGCTTTCCTCGTCCGCAGTATTACAGCATTTGCAGCATATTTGGGACACGTTTAATCTGGAGAAATGCACTGATCCTTGGCTTTACAGC GTTTATTGGGTGTGGTATCAGGCCATGCTTTGCTCGGAACCTACAGGTTTTTGGTCCCTACATTCCATATTTTCTACAGGCTGGAAGTGAGATTGTCGCATGCATATTGATTTGCATCTGTGTGAGCCACTGTGGGCGGCGATCTGTTCTCCTACTTTTTACCATCCTGACTGGGTTTTGCTCCCTGCTCCTTCTTGCTCTCACGCAAT TAGATCTTTTTATTGAAGCTTCCATTGTGATATCAGTGGTGGGCTCCCTATGTTCCCATGCTGTGGTGATGCTGAGTGTTTTTTATGCTTGCGAGGTGCTTCCAACTGTTATTAG gggtTCAGGCTTGGGTTTGATCATGGGAATAAATATGTTGGGCCGTGCTTCCCTTCCATTCATTGAACTTCAACACAAGTCAGGGTACTTCCTGTACCATGTTGTTCTGTCGTCCTTCTGTATTCTCTCAGTGCTCAGTCTCCTCCTATTGCCAGAGACCAAGAGAAAGAGCCTTCCCGAAACTTTAAGACATGGTGAGAACCTGCGCCGACCTCCTTTGCTCCTCCATCCTACTCAAGATACTTTGCCACTTCTTAAACATGGCAAAAAACGTGCTGACTACAACCCTGATAGCTATGCCCGACTGGCAAGCTCCACCAAGAAAATGATCAGGAGTGACACGACAGGTTCCACATGTGGAGAGGAAAACAAAGCTTTGAGCAGTGACTGA